One Triticum dicoccoides isolate Atlit2015 ecotype Zavitan chromosome 3B, WEW_v2.0, whole genome shotgun sequence genomic window, AGATGGTGACTTCCATTATatgtagtactacctccgtcctggtttattggtctccttcatatttagtttcaaattttgaccataggctTAACTAACAAAATGTAAATGGATGTCACCGAAAAATTATACCATtacaaactatgttcaaatacaaatccagcattattttttatgacatgcattaacattttgttaattaaatttatgatcaaaatttgacacaaattacgaagaagaccaataaaccaggacgaaggtagtactcCTTATTCGAGAACGGAGGGACTATATGACAcaattttttttgaataataacAACACTCACTAGGTTTTCATTTACCCAACGAATTTCTCCGAAGTCAAAAGTTGGCTGAAACTGCATGCCGGCTGTCAAGCTTGATTAAAAAAGTGATTTTCTCGAGAAAGGAGCAAGGCGTAGTATTAATCACAGCAGTTAACACCCGACGGCTTCCTTGATGGATCGCAGGAAGTATGTTTGCTTCTTGAAATGTTTTCTCGAGAATAGGATCgcaggaagtactccctccgtccgggtttattgggcccCTAAGCCACAACACAAAGACCAAGGATGTACACGCATATAGAGATTTAGGCAATAAATCAACTTAATTTGCTTCCTAACTACCCTATTAAATTGCCCTGTTAACTAAaaaaggcgcatgcagtggccggtgtGCGCATGCAGCCTGCACCCATGCCCAATCGGCAAGGTTCCAGCGTGGGCTCCAATGCAAAGATGCATGCACGGGAGAGATTTCAGGTAATAAAGCAAGGTAATTAATGTATGGGCCTAATAAAAAGGTACAACCATGTGTGGCTTAAGGGCCCAataagggggtgtttggttcagtgACTTTTTAGTCCCAGAGACTAGAAAAGGTCCCTAAAAAGTCCTTAAAAACCCCGACGAAGGGAGTACCGGCGAATGTGCGCTGCATGCCATTACTCCAATGTCGCACGGACAGACGTTCGGTGGAAGACTGAACGGCAAAGCTGGACGGCCTCTCATCCGTCTTCCGCTTGCATATCGCTATATACTCGAACTCTCAGTGCTACTGCGATCTACGCCATAGCTGTGTTGGTCCAGGAGGACGAGCACCTGATTAGGAACATCTGTCTGTGGGGAACGCTTGGAGGAGTGCGATCCGAGGTAATACACTTGGCACATTCTATTTCCTTTATTCTGTTTTTTCTACAAGACGACTTATATTAGTTTATATAGAGAGTACTTTGTAACTGACTTGCAACGAGGATAATTCATCGATCTTTCTTTTGGCATGTTCAGATCTGTCTGGGGCCTGATTAGTACCTCACCAGCGTGAGAGGGTATGTAGGCCACTTCGAAGGCTGGTTCGTTGTGAGATCTCTCACGTTCGTCGGCAACAGGCGCACTTTTGGGCCATACGGGGCAGAGGAAGGCACGCCGTTTGAGCTCCGTGCAGCTGGCGGTAGAATTGTCGGCTTCCCTGGGCATTTCGGGGGCCTCCTCGATGCTCTTGGCACCTATGTCAGGATCGATGACTAACTCTTGATCCCTTTGCTTTTGGGCCATGATACTACCACTGTAGTGAATGAAAAAAAATCGAGATCTATTTTGGCATCCTGGATGTTGGACAAAGTTCAATTTTGCTTCTTGGGTTGGTTAATTTTGTTAATTGGTTCAAAATTTACAAAGTTTCCACCGGCCGGTGGCTGGGAGTGGGATTCTGATGTCTCGGCTCCAGGTAATAGGCTAGGTTACTGTTTCAGTTTTTCAGTTTaggttatgatttttttttctcgtGGGGAGACATTCAGTTAGAGGACGACACTTCATCTTTGAGCTTGTCTTTCTAGCTATGAACCTCCTCAAGTTCGTCAATTTGTATGGAGTCGATGGAGCTTCAGCAGAGATTCCTTACTATTTCCTTGGGGCGGCAATGTTAGGGTTACTTGCCATGCATGCACTATGTTAGGATTTGGTGTCCAGGCCTCCAATAAATTTAAGGGTTCAATGTCGACGACTACTGCCCTGGGGCGCTGGTCCTTACATGTAACGTCCAATATGCGGTCCTATTCTCAAGGAACTTGGAAGTCCTgccaaggatagaagcacatatcaAAGACGTTTCGCAAGGTGGATATCGTTACAACataccatatactccctccattccatattgTAGTGCATATGAATTTTCTGAAAAGTCAAACTATACAAATTTTAACCAAGTTCATAGAGAAACTACTTACATCCCCACTATCAAATATATACAATATGAAAGTATGTCTTGTGATGTATCTAAGGACATATTTTTGTTATTCTATATGTATATGTTTCtccctataaacttggtcaaagtttataaagtttgacttttcaaaaaatataTATGCACTACAGTGTGGAACGGAGGGTGTAttgaattgggaggctgacaaacaagtggtaggtagcaagaCCAATCAATAGCAATGAGATAACTAATAAGCAAAGATAATAGTGATATCCGAGGTAAAGATCATCTTTTCTGGAATCCCGCTTGAAAGAAGATTGAATCCGTGAAGTAGTCGAACAAGCatggtcgaacaaatcctcacacctGCAACGTTACCTGGAACTATTGAGAGgaagcacaaccgaaaagaagcaaacaatatggtaaacaaacATAACATAACCATGACATGACGCACAataaagtatgatgcatgtccgatttaatgagcatGACATGACGAGATGCAACAACCAAACACTACAcattaagtgaagctcaatatgcaacgagttgcatattttgacaaaactccacgttcaattatttagttcaccccGTTTATGCTACTCATTAATACTGAATGTTGTTattcatggcaagaggtgaagcacattTAACCAGGGACGGAGCTCCCATGTATTCACTGGTGTCAATTGACACCAGTGCCTTCTGGCTTTTCAGCTAATAAGTATTAACAAAATGTGCGTATGACCCCAGCCCAAAAATTCCATTGACCCCAGCCCAGCAGCAGACCAGCTAATCTCTAAAGCCTTAGCCCATAAAATCCATTAAGTACTAAAAATATCAACAACCTGCGGTAGCAAACAACGATACAAGGCCAGGCCCAATGCTTACGCACGTCTCTATGTATCAATTAAGCGATATACGCCACCCGCTGCTGTACGCCTGTACCTGTACGCGAACAGACGGACGCCCTCGTCTCTTGGTCTCCTCATCTCGATCCCTAATTCCGCAGCCGCCGCACTGAATCATCGACGAACGACGGCAAACTCGACGCCGTTTCATCGGGTGAATGTTGACATCGGCCGACCGTCCGCCGGTGCATAATCTTTAATTTGCAAGTGTTGGCTTCCCATCCCAGGTAATCTGCACCTTCTCTCTCGCCTCTCGGTCTCTACTCTCTAGACTGTCTACAAGACTACAATTCTACATGTCCATTGATTTCATGATGGCTATTGACTAAGTaattttttagtttcttttctttgatTTGCCCAGGACCAGGAGAATATGGATAAATTTTTGTTGAAAGGGAAACGACCAGCGCCAGATAGTAACGTGGCAGGGACTTCAAGGCCAGTTAGACCAATACAAGATCTTGCATCAAATATTGGTACTACTCCTCCGCCTCCGGCAGAAATTAACTTAGATGCACTTCCTCATGATCCAGCTGATCGAAAAAGAATAGGGCAGTACACAAAGAATCCTCAAAAGCAAGATGAAATTAGAAGAATTTATTTAAATAGAGGACCTTACAGACCACAAGAAGGCTTTAAATATCCTCAGAAAACCATCGCACGAGCTGAACGGAGATTTAATCCAAAATGGTTTAAAGACCATCATTGGCTAGAGTACAGTGATAAGGTGCATAAGGCATTTTGCTTGTGTTGCTATGTATTTAGAGATTGCATCGATGGCCAAGGTGGTAATGATGCATTTGTTGTTAAAGGTTTCTCTTGTTGGAATCAGAAACAAAGACTAGATACTCATGAGGGTGAAGTTAATAGCTTTCACAATGTAGCTGTTAAAAGATGTGATGCTTTAATGATTCAAAATCAGTCCATTAAGGTTGCCCTCGACAAGCAAACCGATATCACAAAGAAGCAAAACCGTATTCGGCTGAATACTTCTATTGAATCGGTTAGATACTTGCTACATCAAGGTTTAGCTTTCCGTGGCAATGATAAATCGGAGGATTCAAAAAATAAGGGAAATTTTCGAGATTTGGTACAAACATTAGCAAATCAGAATGAGGATGTAAGAAAGGTACTCCTTCAGAATGCTCCACAAAATTGCAAATGGGTGTGTCCAGATATTCAAAAAGAACTCGTGCGTTATTTTGCCAAGGTGAATAACAACCATCACTATTCACTACTATATATTTATTTCATGTTGTTTATATTGTTGTGAGCACTCAAAATGACACTCTCTCTTGTTTTGCACAGATAACGTTGGATTCTATTCTTGAAGAGATTGGTGGTGACGTTTTCAGTTTATTGATTGATCAGGCTTCAGATGTGTCATATAAAGAACATATGGCTGTTGGCTTGAGATATGTTGACAAGCTTGGACTGATCCTGGAACATTTAGTTGGAGTTGTACATGTGAGCGAAACATCTGCAACGTGTCTCAAGTCAGCTCTCGAAAAATTGCTTGGTAAAATTGGATTAAGCTTCAAACAAGTTAGAGGGCAATGCTATGACGGCGCAAGCAACATGCCCGGTGAGTTCAATGGACTGAAACCCAAAATTCTGGAAGAGAATAGGTCAACATATTATGTGCATTGTTTTGCTCACCAACTTCAATTGGTTATAGTGGCGATTTCAAAGAAGAATGAAGATATTGCGGATTTCTTTTatatgatctctcttctatttaaTGTGGTcggagcttcttgaaaaagaaaagacATGATCAAAGAGAGTAATCGAGAAAATGTAAAAAAATCCATAAGTAGTGGACGAATTAGTACTGGCACAGGGCTAAATCAAGACCAATCACTTCAAAGGGCGGGAGACACCCGTTGGGGTTCTCACTATAGAACCCTCTCAAGCTTAATCCAGCTGTTCCCATCAATTGTTAGTGTCCTGAATTATGTAGGAAAAGAAGGCAAGAAGGATTCCAAGAAAAGTGAAGCACGTGGCCTTCTATCATATTTTGGAACCTTTGATTGTGTGTTCTATTTGCACATGATGTTCCATATATTAGGGAGTGCCAATACTTTGTCACATGCATTGCAACAAAAGGATCAAGATATCTTGAATGCCATGTCATGTGTGAAGTCAACACGGAATGATCTACAACAACTAAGAGATGATGGATGGGAATCACTTCTAGAGAAGGTATATTTATTCTGTGAAGAACATGACATTCCTAAGCTAAACATGCATGATGAATATGTCGATCGGCATAAGCCAAGAAAAAGAACCAATATTACAAATCTTCATCATTACCAAATAGAGTGCCTTAATTCTGTTGTTGATTGGCAACTTCGAGAGTTCGATGATAGATTCAATGAAGTGAATTCTGCATTGCTTATCCACATGGCTTCTTTCAACCCAAAAAACTCCTTCGCTGCTTTTAACTTGGATAGTTTATTGAAGCTAGCTGAGTTTTATCCTGATGATTTCAATTCAACACAATTGATGGATCTTGGTCATGAACTTCTGATTTTCATAGACAATGTCCGAGCAGACCAAAGATTTGCCAATTTGGATGGCATTGCCGATCTTGCTAAAGAGTTGGTGGAAACTAAAAAGCATCTTGCTTTTCCTTTGGTGTATCAACTTCTCAAGTTGGTGCTAATTCTGCCAGTTGCCGCAGCGTCCGTGGAGAGATGATTTTCAGCAATGAATATTGTCAAGAGTGTTTTGCGGAACAAAATGGGTGACGAGTTCATGAGTGATTGCTTGATTTGCTATGTGGAGAAAGACATATTTTCTACAATAACGAATGATGATGTGATTGATCTATTTAAGAAGATGAAAGATCGAGAAGGGAATTATGAAATGTGAGTCTCGTATCACTTTACTTTTTTCCTTAACGAtacttattttctgcattatttgttTCTTACTATTGTTATGAATTTAATATGTTCTTTTGTTCATCCTTTCCAGAAAGCTAAAAATGAAACGTTCGAAGTCATCCTTTTCCCTATTATTTCTGGAATATGTAAAGAAGTGTTATTTTATGCTTTGCTCAGCCAATACTCGCTACTCGGTATGATTTTTTTGATGTAATAATAATATCACCTGCATATTGTTGCTTTTTATATCACTCTCGGCCATTATCAATGTTGTTGCACCACTATAATTTGTGCTAAAGGCTTAGCGTGGGCAGTGGTTGACACCAGTGCCCATTTTTTCTGGCTTCGTCCCTGCATTTaacctacctatctaggcaagtttaaatgaggctagaaacaacacataacaattccggaaaatccccatatacaATTTTTCGAATTTGCCACTGTTGTACCTAAAACACAATTAtttttgttaaacatgcaaagtaagtgcaccatGTTATTCTACATGTTTTTCTACtccatttacatatataatttatttaactcgGAGctaggttatttagttatgaaataaatcagtcGCGGAGACGAACAGGCGAAGAGGCCAATAGAAATGAACAGGGGAACACGAACAGACGAAGGTGTTTGTGCTGGGTTTGCGGTACAACCGAAATATTGGCATAACCTCAGGGTCCGTTTTTATGTTCCTACTAGCAGCTCCCTCGGAGGACCGCGGGTTTGTTTCTTCCTATGTTCGTTTTTTTTGGATAATACCGCACCTACCTGTGCGCGCCTCCCATCCGACGTGGCAGGTTTCGGGCTAAATTGTATCAATTTGTTCCCGCATATCAAGTTTAGGGGCCAGGTTGAGTCACCTTGCAAGTTTTTGTATCAAATTGTACCGCCGCTGCAAGTTTATGTACTAAAACAGCAATTAACTCTTAATTAATTGTGAGGCCTTACAAATTAGGAAGCAACGAATATAGtataaaagaattgaatgaaaaatcTTTGAGAAATGTTTGACCCGATCAAAATTAGATGGCCGAATTCCAATTGAAGACCCCAATTGAATGTGGGCTCTTTTAAACTAGAGTGCTTAGTGTTATAGAGGAACGATGCTTGGATTTTGTTGTCATGTGTTGGTGCGCTCAGGGTAGGAAATTAAGCGGTTTCCTTGTGTTTGTGTTTTGAGAGAGGTCACACTGTTTGTTCTTggtgcagaaaagaaaagaagcATCTGAGGGAGGCGACCGGCTGTAAAGGTTGTCTTGTCGCGTGCAAGGCGTGAGCATGATTGGCATGCCAACCTTGGGTCCGATAGGGTCGCTGGATGGTGGCGGACGGCGACGATATGCTGAGGATCATCCCCCGACGGGCGGCCGCGTCGTCTCGAAAGAAAGAAATGAAGTAAAAAGAAAATGTTTGGCatccatggatggatggatggatggatgtttgAAGTTGTTTCATTCTCAGTCGTGCGATGGGTCTCTTCTGGCTGTACCTAGCTAGCCAGAGATCATTCTCAACCACGACCTCGCCTCCCACGTCCCTTGTATTTATTTCTGGATCTGGAATCGATCGAGGAAGAAAACAAATTATTACCGCGGCGTCTTTAATTTGGTGGAAGTGCTGCTGCCAATATAATGCCATGCATGCAGCACTAATTAATGTCGCACGTGGAAGACGAAAGAAGCCTCTCCATCTTAATTAATGCCTCTCCATCTTCGACCCACATCACCATCAATACATATTCGATCGGCCTCCACCCCCTAATTAACGTTCATCCCATAAGCTCGCCCACAAGTACGCAAGGTGCTACTCCACTGCAAGATCAAACAAGCTGACCGATGGAGAAGAACGCCACTTCCGAGACGATGATCACCGTGGACGTCGATCCGGAGGCTCTGAATTGCCCAAGATGTCTTCGTCCCCTCGAACCTCCGGTGTTCCAGGTACACACATATGTTGCCGTTCTTTGCAGCGTTTCTCGACCTACTTGGTCGTTCTTTTCTAACTTGCACAATTTTGTCACGTACGCACAGTGCACGGCCGGCCATGTCGTGTGCTCGACCTGCCACGGCGACCTCCCGGACAAGGACAAGTGCATTTCGTGCTTCGTCAACTCCGGCTTCAGCCGCTGCTTCATCCCCACAAGCTACGGCCGCTGCTTCGCCCTGGAGCGCGTCCTCCGATCCGTCCGTGTCGCCTGCCCACACGGCTGCGCCGCCACGAAGATGCTCTACCACGAGAAGGCGGAGCACCAGAAGACCTGCGCCGGATCATCCTCAACCGCCGTGCTCCTGCAGCAAGGTCCCCCGGGTGACTGCAGCTACGAGCTTGTTTTGCCCAAGGTTCTGTCGTCCTCGCGGGCCAGCGTCACCGTCACCATCACCGGTAGTGGCAAGGGATCAACGGTAAGGCGCGCGCCAAAAGCGTGGGGAATTTGATCTGGGTGATTCTAATAACGGTACGTACGTATGCATGCAGGGATCGTTGGTGAGGATGGGTccttgcggcggcagcggtggcaaCATCAGGGAGACGGGCATGTCGGACGTCAACCGAATCGTCCAGGTCATCCTCCGGCACGGAAACGCCGTGGACGCCATTTCCGTCATGTACGAGCGGAAGGGCAAGGAGGCGTGGACCGACAGGTGGGGTGGCGAAGGCGGCAAGCCCTCCCCGGTAGGTATCCCGTCGCCATTGATTTCCACTATCTCGAGAGTCGACACTAGTGTTGGTCTCTCTGTTACTACCTTTTTGTTTTTGGACGTGCAGTTCAGTCTGCAGCAGGACGAGTACCTGACGAGCGTCCATGGCCACTATGGCCAATTCAAGGGCTTTGTCGTCGTAAGATCGCTGAAGTTTGTCAGCAACCTTCGCAGCTACGGGCCGTACGGGAAAGAGGACGGCGTGCCATTCGCACTCCACGCCGGCCCCGGTGGCAAGATCATCGGCTTCCACGCGCGATCCGGCCAATTCCTTGACGCGATTGGCACCTATGTGAAGATGGACAATTACTGAACACGCATATGCATGCCAGATCTATGTTTTGCGTACATGAGATGAGCATACTAGCTACATGCTGATTCTGAATTCTGTAGTGCGTTTTTCTGTTGATGGATAGACAGACTGAGTTCTTCATTCTTATAGACAACTCTTTGCGACACAATCCCCCATGGAGTGTGAAAGCAAACTTATTTGCATATCGAGGAGGGATTCCATGATAATAAAACCATCGCTTCGACCAAGGTTTCCTAATTCTCTAAATACGACTGTTTCCAATTAATTTGAGATTATCCTAGAACGCTTTGATAATTTTGAGATTCTTCAAATACTTTTGTttatgctttatctataaagcagcGCGTAAACATATTTGAAGACTTGCATGCAGTTAGCTCCATCGATCAGTTATAAGAactgatttttctttttcttttttcctttttttgcataTGAATAAGAACTGATACTTACAAAGTTCTTCTCTTCAAAGAGAAGGGTCAAACTAAAATTAAAAGAAAATTGGTTCAAAAATGACCTGGCCAGAGAAATTGTATATCTATATATACTTTGCATATTCAAATGTTACTTCTTTTCAACTAGCAAAGATAAGTGACCACTTTCTTTCTCCCGACCACTTCTGTTCAAATCCCTTCCTCTTGAAATAGTTCTACTAAAACTATACATGTTCAACAGGAATGCATAATTTGGGTTTTTTCATGGATATTTTTCAATGCTTATATGTTAGCGGCTTACCATAAATTGAAAAAAACTGACATAATCTATTTACAGAATGCATTATATAAGTAATTTTGTAGAATACTCAATCGACAGAATGAACTGGATCTTTTATACACCATACGAACTACACAGTGAATATGAAGAAACTGAATTTTAAAATTAGATCAGTGCTACAAGCAGCACACACACATTAAGCACCATAACTTGCACTTTATGCAATTAATTATTACAAATCAATACCTTGCCCTGGTAAATTAATTGGTCGGCACACATTGCTTGCTAGAATTGCAATTTGCTAACAAATGATTGCCCAAAGGTCCACCCCTTTGGCACAATGTCGTTGAACACAAGCGTGTGTCCATCAGTGTTGGTTAGTCTGAAGGAGAGCATCTTTCCGCTAAGGTTCGCCAACGAGTGCCAGTTAGCACCCCAATTTCGTGCCATAGGCATCCAGTCTTCAGAATCATTGCTCTTGACATCCATGGACTCGATGGAGCCTGTTGCAGCAACATTGCTCACAAGCACAAGATTGAAGTAATCCTGACCGTTGATTTTGAACCTCACGCCGCCCCGCTTCACGCACGGAACCCTGCTTGTTTATGGTAGTGGCATAGAACGAGTTGATGTTATGTGGCTCCGGTGACATTGGGCTAATTTATGAACTTATAAGAGGCGCATATATACCTCTGGTACATTATGGGGATGATGCCACCTTTATAAACACCGATTTTCTCCCAGGCCGGCTGGGCCATGTCGAAGTGCGGCCTTGGCGTGTTGCACCAGCCGCCATTATCATTGGGGAGGGCGTCATTCGGTGGGCAAAAGTTAGTGGCCGTCACGGTCACTGTCACGCCCGGCTTACAAAACAACGGGTCCGCGCGCTTGCGATCACATGCGATCTTGTAACACTGCCCGCACGCGGCGCCGTTGTTGAATAGCACGGTGCTCAAAGCCGCCGTGCGTGTCCCGTATCCTTCAGAGAAGAGGTTGCCATACCCGCATGCGCCACCTGTAATATATAATATCCATCGCAAGGTTTAATAgacagaagaacaagatgaagcggGCATGCACACACAAGATATATGTAGTTGTGTGACTTGAATGATTACCCATTGTGTCGGAGGCGTCAGCGCCGCCGTAGAACGTCGCATGCGCCTTCTGCCATACAAACGGTTGTGGGGATGGAGTATTTGTGGTGTCCGCAGCCACAGACAGCAGCGCACAGCTGACCGCCAGCAGCAGCACCACAACAACTCGAGCTGGAGCCATATCTATGGCTGTGTGCCCTCGAAACTTCACAGCTATGATATATGTAGCAGATCAGTGATGAGTACTGGAGCGCGCAAGCCGATGAGTACTGTCTATATTGATTTGTGGGTGATGGTTGTGTGGTGATGTGGTGCTCATAATCTCATCATCGTTTGTTTATATAGTCttcacatgcggttgattcattcttacgtcagaagGCCACCCTGATTAGTGAATGAAGCAGCTAGCGTGCAAATGTGCCTGGCCGTGCAGCCATGCAATGGCTTGAGGGCCAATCCAGAGATATATTTATGTACGCGCAGACACATTCCTTGAATCTTACTATGAGTGATCGTGTGCTACACTTGGTCCTCAACGTCGGCGCCGCACATCGATCGGCGGTGTGTGATGATTAGGTCGTGAAGAATTCTTAAGTTGTTAGTAACGTACATCCATATGCATAGATCCTTTGAACCCGTCCATTTTAATGTATGGTCGTCAAGAAATTGAATTTACGTCGGTTTCTTCATGGGAAGTAGCATGACGTTAGGTCTGGTTGATCGTTCAAGAATGTTTAAAATATTCATAAATTCAGAAAAGTTGCACAGATTTAAAGAGATGTTCTCAAGATTTAAATGTAGATGTATTACAAAAAAAA contains:
- the LOC119280562 gene encoding expansin-A24-like: MAPARVVVVLLLAVSCALLSVAADTTNTPSPQPFVWQKAHATFYGGADASDTMGGACGYGNLFSEGYGTRTAALSTVLFNNGAACGQCYKIACDRKRADPLFCKPGVTVTVTATNFCPPNDALPNDNGGWCNTPRPHFDMAQPAWEKIGVYKGGIIPIMYQRVPCVKRGGVRFKINGQDYFNLVLVSNVAATGSIESMDVKSNDSEDWMPMARNWGANWHSLANLSGKMLSFRLTNTDGHTLVFNDIVPKGWTFGQSFVSKLQF